GCACGCGCCACAAGCTCATGCCCGGCTTCGCCGCCGCATGGAAGAGCCTTCTCTTCATGACGTCTTCTTCGACGCCTTGCATTCAATCGGCAAGCTGAAGACACCGCGACCAGAGTCGAACTTTGACGAACGGGCCGAGGCCATCCGGGACCTCTACGAAGATGAACGCAATTATCGCGACTGGCTGGATGTCTGCGAACGGCTCACGGAGTTTGACGAACTCGTCGTCGGTTGGCGCTTGCGTCACATCCAAATGGTGGAACGCACTATCGGACTCCGCATGGGTACCGGAGGCAGCGAAGGATCTTCCTATCTACGCACCACTCTCGATAAGCGCTTCTTTCCCGAACTTTGGCAGGCTCGCACCATGTTGCGGCAACCGGAAGGCGAATGAGCAAGGGAGCAAAGGAAATCACGCTTATCGGCTCCGGACTCGCTGGGCCGCTGCTTGCTATTTCGCTCGTTCAGCGCGGCTTTTCCGTCCGCATCTTTGAGCGCCGTCCCGACATGCGCAGGGTGCGCATCAGCGCCGGGAGATCGATCAATCTCGCCCTTTCCACCCGCGGCATTCATGCGCTAACCGAAGCTGGCCTCTGGAACGAGATGAAGAAGATCATCGTCCCCATGAAGGGCCGTATGATGCACTCCGTCGCCGGTGAGCTCACGTTTCAACCCTACGGAAAGGACGAAAGCGAGGTCATCAACTCTATCTCGCGCGCCGACCTGAACATTGCTTTGATGAATGCCGCGGAAAAACGGGGAGTGAAGATTGAGTTCAATCAGCGCTGCGTTGGCTACGACACCCGGACTGGCGACATTACCCTGCGCGACGCCGAATCTCACTCGGATCGTGCCGTCGCTTCCGACATTGTCATCGCGACGGATGGAGCAGCATCAGCTGTTCGCTCGGAAATGCTCTCCATTCCGCGGTTCAACTTCTCGCAGCAGTATCTCGATTACGGCTACAAGGAGCTGACGATCCCGGCTGGCCCCGGCGGCAAGCCCGCTATTGAAACCAATGCGCTCCACATCTGGCCACGCGGAACATACATGCTGATCGCGCTGCCAAACATCGACGGTAACTTCGCATGCATTTTGTTCCTTCCGTTCGAGGGGCGCGACAGTTTCGCTGAACTCAGTAGCGAAGGAAAGGTGCAGCGCTTTTTCGAGGAGCGATTTCCAGATGCCGTGGCGCTTATGCCGCAGCTTACCGAGAATTACTTTTCCAATCCTGTGGG
This Terriglobales bacterium DNA region includes the following protein-coding sequences:
- a CDS encoding NAD(P)/FAD-dependent oxidoreductase; the protein is MSKGAKEITLIGSGLAGPLLAISLVQRGFSVRIFERRPDMRRVRISAGRSINLALSTRGIHALTEAGLWNEMKKIIVPMKGRMMHSVAGELTFQPYGKDESEVINSISRADLNIALMNAAEKRGVKIEFNQRCVGYDTRTGDITLRDAESHSDRAVASDIVIATDGAASAVRSEMLSIPRFNFSQQYLDYGYKELTIPAGPGGKPAIETNALHIWPRGTYMLIALPNIDGNFACILFLPFEGRDSFAELSSEGKVQRFFEERFPDAVALMPQLTENYFSNPVGAMVTIKCSPWHLDGRALLLGDAAHAIVPFFGQGLNCAFEDCSIFLELLDRHGPDWQTLFDKFHTARKENTDAIADLAIENFVEMRDQVADPHFLFKKKVELALESRFPGHFVPKYAMVTFLRVPYSVALARGRVQDRILSELCDSAKSLEDIDWNKAERLVHQQLTPLREL